In one window of Limnohabitans sp. MORI2 DNA:
- a CDS encoding DNA-3-methyladenine glycosylase 2 family protein has product MATTEKVITATPEYWGEACKHLMKKDRVMKRLIPQFGEASLQSRGDAFVTLARSIVGQQVSVKAAQTVWDRFAKLPRKITPANVLKLKVDDMRAAGLSARKVEYIVDLALHFDNGALHVKKWSEMTDDAIIEELVAIRGIGRWTAEMFLMFHLMRPNVLPLDDVGLINGISHNYFSGEAVSRSEAREVAAAWAPYCSVATWYIWRSLDPLPVSY; this is encoded by the coding sequence ATGGCCACCACGGAAAAAGTCATCACGGCCACGCCCGAATACTGGGGTGAGGCTTGCAAACACCTGATGAAAAAAGATCGGGTGATGAAGCGCCTCATTCCTCAGTTTGGTGAGGCTTCGTTGCAGTCGCGTGGCGATGCGTTTGTCACGCTAGCGCGCAGCATTGTGGGCCAACAGGTGTCGGTCAAGGCCGCTCAAACCGTGTGGGACCGCTTTGCTAAGTTGCCCCGCAAGATCACGCCTGCCAATGTGCTCAAGCTCAAGGTGGACGACATGCGTGCCGCTGGATTGTCAGCGCGCAAAGTGGAGTACATCGTCGACTTGGCGCTGCACTTTGACAACGGCGCTTTGCATGTGAAGAAATGGTCGGAGATGACGGATGACGCCATCATCGAAGAGTTGGTCGCTATTCGCGGCATTGGCCGATGGACGGCGGAGATGTTTTTGATGTTCCACCTCATGCGGCCCAATGTGTTGCCGTTGGATGATGTGGGCTTGATCAACGGAATTAGCCATAACTATTTTTCGGGCGAGGCGGTTAGTCGCAGCGAAGCCCGCGAGGTGGCTGCGGCGTGGGCGCCATATTGCAGTGTGGCGACTTGGTATATTTGGCGATCGCTAGATCCGCTGCCAGTGTCTTACTGA
- a CDS encoding tetratricopeptide repeat protein, producing the protein MTNPHFPTPAKLSQPNRKVAAWTLGLMFGLFACTAKAQGVDALEWQPGQTLNTPIVISTPHNDVRKLLRQAKYAQALLLVNKNLATNPRDPQMRFWQGYIFEQLGQPEMALQIYLELTREYPELPEPFNNLGVLYAAKGDYASAKSALDNALRANPNYAAAHENMGDLLVNMAKQSYERSLALEPKQRGIAPKVEQLKPILDITQGKP; encoded by the coding sequence ATGACAAACCCTCATTTCCCCACCCCTGCCAAGTTATCGCAACCCAATCGAAAGGTTGCCGCATGGACTCTAGGTCTGATGTTTGGTTTATTTGCATGCACTGCGAAGGCACAGGGTGTGGACGCACTGGAATGGCAGCCTGGCCAAACGCTTAACACACCTATCGTCATCAGCACCCCGCACAATGATGTGCGTAAACTTTTGCGACAAGCCAAATACGCACAGGCATTGCTGCTGGTCAATAAAAATTTAGCGACCAATCCACGTGACCCTCAAATGCGTTTTTGGCAAGGCTATATTTTTGAACAGTTAGGGCAACCCGAGATGGCGTTGCAAATCTACCTTGAGCTCACACGCGAATACCCTGAACTACCCGAACCGTTCAATAACCTAGGCGTTCTGTATGCTGCCAAGGGGGACTACGCCAGCGCCAAATCGGCGCTTGACAATGCCTTGCGTGCGAATCCCAACTATGCAGCGGCTCATGAAAACATGGGTGACTTACTGGTCAACATGGCCAAGCAATCGTATGAGCGATCTTTAGCCCTTGAGCCTAAGCAGCGTGGCATTGCTCCAAAAGTTGAACAACTCAAACCCATCCTCGACATCACACAAGGCAAACCATGA
- a CDS encoding acetyl-CoA carboxylase carboxyltransferase subunit alpha: MAKRTFLDFEQPIAELEGKIDELRYVQSESAVDISDEIEQLSKKSLQLTKEIYSDLTPWQITKIARHAERPYTLDYINEIFTDFVEMHGDRHFADDLSIVGGLARFNGNACMVLGQQKGRDTKERAARNFGMSRPEGYRKALRLMKTAEKFKLPVFTFVDTPGAYPGIDAEERSQSEAIGRNIFEMAQLEVPIITTIIGEGGSGGALAISVADQVLMLQYSVYSVISPEGCASILWKTSDRAEDAAEQLGITAHRLKALGLVDKIVNEPVGGAHRDPKQMAAQLKRGLNDAWRQVTDMKVKELLDKRYERLQSYGRFTDTKAER; this comes from the coding sequence TTGGCTAAACGAACTTTCCTCGACTTTGAACAACCGATTGCTGAGCTAGAAGGCAAGATCGACGAGCTGCGCTATGTGCAAAGCGAGTCTGCGGTAGATATTTCAGACGAGATTGAACAGCTCAGCAAGAAAAGCTTGCAGCTAACAAAAGAGATTTACAGCGACCTCACACCTTGGCAAATCACCAAGATTGCCCGTCACGCCGAGCGTCCCTACACGCTGGACTACATCAACGAAATCTTCACCGATTTCGTGGAAATGCATGGCGATCGCCACTTTGCCGATGACTTGAGCATCGTGGGTGGTTTGGCTCGTTTCAATGGCAATGCTTGTATGGTCTTAGGCCAGCAAAAAGGCCGCGACACCAAAGAGCGCGCTGCGCGTAACTTTGGCATGAGCCGACCTGAGGGCTACCGCAAAGCTTTGCGTTTGATGAAGACGGCCGAGAAGTTCAAGCTGCCCGTGTTCACGTTTGTGGACACGCCCGGCGCTTATCCCGGCATTGACGCAGAAGAGCGCAGCCAGTCTGAGGCGATTGGCCGCAATATTTTTGAGATGGCCCAACTCGAAGTGCCGATCATCACCACCATCATTGGTGAAGGTGGCTCGGGTGGCGCACTGGCTATCAGCGTGGCTGACCAAGTGTTGATGTTGCAGTACTCGGTGTACTCAGTGATCAGCCCTGAAGGCTGTGCCTCGATTTTGTGGAAAACGTCTGACCGTGCTGAAGACGCAGCCGAACAACTGGGAATCACCGCTCATCGTCTGAAAGCGTTGGGCTTGGTCGACAAAATCGTGAACGAGCCCGTGGGTGGCGCACACCGTGACCCCAAGCAAATGGCGGCGCAACTCAAGCGCGGCTTGAACGACGCATGGCGCCAAGTGACGGACATGAAGGTCAAAGAGCTGCTCGACAAGCGTTACGAGCGTCTGCAAAGCTATGGCCGTTTCACCGACACCAAAGCTGAACGCTAA
- the cysS gene encoding cysteine--tRNA ligase has product MTLRIHNTLTRALENFSPLEPGHVRMYVCGMTVYDLCHLGHARSMVAFDVVQRWLKASGYRVTYVRNITDIDDKIIKRSLENGETVRGLTDRMIDALHQDADALGIERPTHEPRAMDYVPQMLSMIGTLQDKGLAYQASNGDVNYAVRKFDGYGKLSGKSLDELQAGERVAVDDGKQDPLDFVLWKSAKESEPDEVKWASPFGAGRPGWHIECSAMSCEMLGQSFDIHGGGADLQFPHHENEIAQSEGANGQKMASVWMHNGFINVDNEKMSKSLGNFFTIRDVLKEFDAETVRFFVVRSHYRSQLNYSDVHLNDARGALKRLYTALGTVTPDEVTVDWAEPHAARFKAAMDEDFGTPEAVAVLFELASEVNRTQSAQTAGLLKALGGVLGLLQDDPQSFLQGGASEDEDAIQTQIAARAAAKAAKNFAEADRIRNDLLAQGIVLKDSPTGTTWERG; this is encoded by the coding sequence ATGACCCTTCGCATTCACAACACGCTCACGCGTGCGCTGGAGAACTTTTCGCCGCTAGAACCTGGCCATGTGCGCATGTACGTGTGCGGTATGACCGTGTACGACCTGTGCCATTTGGGCCATGCCCGTTCGATGGTGGCGTTTGATGTGGTGCAGCGTTGGCTCAAGGCCAGCGGTTACCGCGTGACCTATGTGCGCAACATCACTGACATCGACGACAAAATCATCAAGCGCTCCCTAGAAAACGGCGAAACCGTGCGCGGCTTGACTGATCGCATGATCGACGCCTTGCACCAAGACGCCGATGCTTTGGGTATCGAACGCCCTACACACGAACCTCGTGCGATGGACTATGTGCCGCAAATGCTGTCGATGATTGGCACTTTGCAAGACAAGGGCTTGGCTTACCAAGCCAGCAACGGCGATGTGAATTACGCCGTTCGTAAATTCGATGGCTACGGCAAGCTGTCTGGCAAGTCGCTGGACGAGTTGCAAGCCGGTGAGCGCGTGGCTGTTGACGATGGCAAGCAAGATCCACTGGACTTCGTGTTGTGGAAATCAGCCAAAGAGAGCGAACCTGACGAAGTGAAATGGGCCAGCCCATTTGGCGCAGGCCGACCCGGCTGGCACATCGAGTGCTCGGCCATGAGTTGCGAGATGTTGGGCCAGAGCTTTGACATCCACGGCGGTGGCGCTGACTTGCAGTTCCCACATCACGAAAACGAAATTGCCCAAAGCGAAGGTGCCAACGGCCAAAAGATGGCCAGCGTTTGGATGCACAACGGCTTCATCAATGTGGACAACGAAAAAATGTCCAAGAGCTTGGGCAACTTCTTCACCATTCGTGATGTGCTGAAAGAATTTGATGCTGAGACAGTTCGCTTCTTTGTGGTGCGCAGCCACTACCGCAGCCAACTCAATTACAGCGATGTGCATCTGAACGATGCCCGTGGCGCTTTGAAGCGTCTCTACACCGCACTGGGCACTGTGACGCCTGATGAGGTGACGGTCGATTGGGCCGAGCCCCACGCCGCGCGCTTCAAAGCTGCGATGGACGAAGACTTCGGCACGCCCGAAGCTGTGGCCGTTTTGTTTGAACTCGCCAGTGAAGTCAACCGCACGCAATCAGCCCAAACCGCTGGCTTGCTCAAAGCTTTGGGTGGTGTGTTGGGATTGCTGCAGGACGACCCACAAAGCTTTTTACAAGGCGGTGCATCGGAAGACGAAGATGCCATTCAAACGCAAATTGCAGCACGCGCAGCCGCCAAAGCGGCCAAGAACTTTGCCGAGGCTGACCGCATTCGCAATGACTTGTTGGCACAGGGCATCGTCCTTAAAGATTCGCCCACGGGCACCACATGGGAGCGTGGCTAA
- the tilS gene encoding tRNA lysidine(34) synthetase TilS — MAVSPTPKLNANFPSLDALQNLGPFAVALSGGADSTALLVACAARWPGKVHAVHVHHGLQAAADGFEAHCMALCERLHVPLVVRRVNAANASGESPEDAARQARYRAFADALQNNWGGQINHMVLAQHADDQVETLMLALSRGAGLPGLACMPAVAERYGVTYHRPWLEVPGSHLRDALRAAEESWVEDPTNGDTRYTRNRIRAELLPVIEQAFPSFRQTFARSASHAAQAQALLQEMAEQDLQLVGNPPAIKALQQLSEARQSNVLRHWLALEHSQASAAQLQALLVQVKACTTRGHHIDIKVGRGFVRRDGAVLRCYNL, encoded by the coding sequence ATGGCCGTTTCACCGACACCAAAGCTGAACGCTAACTTCCCCTCGCTGGACGCGCTCCAGAATTTAGGTCCATTCGCCGTTGCACTCAGCGGCGGGGCAGACTCCACCGCCTTACTTGTTGCCTGTGCTGCCCGTTGGCCAGGCAAAGTACATGCCGTACATGTGCACCATGGTTTGCAAGCGGCTGCCGATGGTTTTGAAGCGCATTGCATGGCGTTGTGTGAACGACTGCACGTGCCGCTGGTGGTGCGGCGCGTCAACGCAGCAAACGCCTCGGGTGAAAGCCCCGAAGACGCAGCCCGCCAAGCTCGTTACCGAGCGTTTGCAGATGCATTGCAAAACAACTGGGGAGGGCAGATCAATCACATGGTGTTGGCGCAGCACGCAGATGACCAAGTGGAAACTTTGATGCTGGCGCTCTCTCGTGGTGCGGGTTTGCCGGGGCTTGCGTGCATGCCTGCTGTCGCAGAGCGTTATGGTGTGACCTACCACCGCCCCTGGCTGGAGGTGCCGGGCTCGCACCTGCGTGATGCCCTTAGGGCTGCAGAGGAGTCGTGGGTGGAGGATCCTACCAACGGCGACACTCGCTACACACGCAACCGCATCCGTGCAGAGCTATTGCCCGTGATTGAGCAAGCTTTTCCTTCGTTTAGGCAAACCTTTGCTCGTAGCGCCTCACATGCTGCGCAGGCGCAAGCCTTGTTACAAGAGATGGCAGAACAAGATTTGCAACTTGTGGGCAATCCACCAGCCATCAAAGCTTTGCAGCAGCTCAGTGAGGCGCGGCAATCGAATGTATTGCGTCATTGGTTGGCGTTAGAGCACTCTCAAGCCAGTGCGGCTCAACTGCAAGCGCTACTGGTTCAAGTGAAAGCGTGCACCACACGAGGCCACCACATCGACATCAAGGTAGGGCGTGGGTTTGTGCGGCGCGATGGTGCCGTGTTGCGTTGCTACAATCTGTGA
- a CDS encoding peptidylprolyl isomerase, with protein sequence MNLSRLIRRTHYSFGLFLLALACLTHHATAQEAPRVKFVTNAGEFVVEVYPDKAPKTVDNFLQYVRDKHYDGTIFHRVIGNFMVQGGGYDQRYIERRTRPPVEHEGREALAKGGPRNTVGAIAMARTNAPHSATSQFFINVVDNAFLDPSPQQPGYTVFGKVISGMDTVQKIRSVPTGFGGPFPSDVPRTPIVIQSASVL encoded by the coding sequence ATGAACCTTTCACGCCTCATTCGTCGCACGCATTACAGTTTTGGCTTGTTTCTGCTCGCGCTCGCCTGTTTGACTCATCATGCGACGGCGCAAGAAGCACCGCGCGTGAAATTTGTCACCAATGCGGGCGAGTTTGTGGTCGAGGTCTACCCCGACAAAGCCCCCAAAACGGTCGACAACTTTTTGCAATATGTACGCGACAAACACTACGATGGCACCATCTTCCATCGCGTGATTGGCAACTTCATGGTGCAAGGCGGAGGTTACGATCAACGCTACATTGAGCGCCGCACGCGCCCGCCTGTCGAACACGAAGGCCGTGAAGCCCTAGCCAAAGGCGGCCCACGTAACACTGTGGGCGCCATCGCGATGGCGCGCACTAATGCCCCGCACTCGGCCACCTCTCAGTTTTTCATCAACGTGGTAGATAACGCATTCCTTGACCCATCCCCCCAACAACCTGGCTACACCGTCTTCGGCAAAGTCATCTCAGGCATGGACACCGTACAAAAAATTCGCAGTGTGCCCACCGGTTTTGGTGGCCCCTTCCCTTCGGACGTGCCACGCACCCCGATCGTCATTCAATCGGCCAGCGTGCTTTAA
- a CDS encoding peptidylprolyl isomerase codes for MSNPQVELHILDLGVITLELDAEKAPKCTENFLHYVNKGHYDKTIFHRVIPGFMVQGGGFEPGMSQKECDEPIENEANNGLKNDHYTVAMARTSDPHSATAQFFINVANNDFLNHKAPSMQGWGYAVFGKVVSGNDVVDKIAAVKTGRKGFHDDVPKEDVVIEKAVAL; via the coding sequence ATGAGCAACCCACAAGTCGAACTGCACATCTTGGACCTCGGCGTCATCACCCTCGAACTCGATGCTGAAAAAGCACCCAAGTGCACTGAAAACTTTTTGCACTACGTGAACAAAGGCCACTACGACAAAACCATTTTTCACCGCGTCATCCCAGGCTTCATGGTGCAAGGCGGCGGCTTCGAACCGGGCATGTCACAAAAAGAATGTGACGAACCCATTGAAAACGAAGCCAACAACGGCTTGAAGAACGACCACTACACCGTGGCCATGGCACGCACGTCTGATCCCCATTCAGCCACAGCCCAGTTCTTCATCAACGTCGCCAACAACGACTTCTTGAACCACAAAGCACCAAGCATGCAAGGCTGGGGCTATGCCGTGTTTGGCAAAGTGGTCAGTGGCAATGATGTGGTCGACAAAATCGCCGCTGTCAAAACAGGTCGCAAGGGCTTTCACGACGATGTCCCCAAAGAAGACGTGGTCATCGAAAAAGCTGTCGCCCTCTAA
- a CDS encoding UDP-2,3-diacylglucosamine diphosphatase, which produces MSTPPLPQSPVPCVQAQAHWQRVDFISDLHLDASEPDTFEAWVRHMARTPADAIFILGDLFEVWVGDDNQDSFALQCLDVLKATTQRLPVYFMCGNRDFLVGTTLLRKTGMHGLSDPTVLDLGSIGNASPTRLLLSHGDALCLDDHDYLAFRNQVRQPEWQAAFLAKPLVQRQTYARDVRNQSEALKRSHATQSDFNGYADVDSQAAIAWLKAADAQVLLHGHTHKPAVHDLGDGLSRWVLSDWHANSQPPRLEVVSWIRQKAQSPTRGLCRLPLNMA; this is translated from the coding sequence ATGTCCACACCACCTTTGCCCCAATCGCCTGTGCCTTGCGTACAAGCGCAAGCGCATTGGCAGCGTGTGGACTTCATTTCGGACTTGCACTTGGATGCCAGCGAGCCGGACACGTTTGAAGCATGGGTGCGACACATGGCACGCACGCCTGCCGATGCAATTTTCATCTTGGGTGACTTGTTTGAAGTATGGGTGGGCGACGATAACCAAGACTCCTTCGCCTTACAGTGCCTAGACGTGCTCAAAGCCACAACACAGCGTCTGCCCGTGTACTTCATGTGCGGCAACCGTGATTTTTTGGTGGGCACTACACTGCTTCGGAAAACAGGGATGCACGGCTTGAGCGATCCCACGGTGCTCGACCTTGGCAGCATTGGCAACGCCTCACCGACACGCCTGTTACTCAGCCACGGCGATGCCCTGTGCTTAGACGACCACGACTACTTGGCATTTCGCAACCAAGTGCGGCAACCTGAATGGCAAGCCGCCTTTTTAGCCAAACCTTTGGTTCAACGCCAGACCTACGCTCGAGACGTACGAAACCAAAGCGAAGCCCTCAAACGCAGTCACGCCACTCAATCGGACTTCAACGGCTATGCCGATGTAGACAGCCAAGCCGCTATCGCGTGGCTCAAGGCGGCTGATGCCCAAGTGCTGTTGCACGGCCACACCCACAAGCCTGCAGTGCACGACCTCGGTGATGGTTTAAGCCGTTGGGTATTGAGCGACTGGCATGCAAACAGCCAACCGCCACGCCTTGAAGTGGTCAGTTGGATACGCCAAAAAGCACAAAGCCCCACAAGGGGGCTTTGTCGATTGCCACTCAATATGGCTTAG